The Delphinus delphis chromosome 7, mDelDel1.2, whole genome shotgun sequence genome includes a window with the following:
- the PROC gene encoding vitamin K-dependent protein C, with amino-acid sequence MAAGGRPCSFSAVHPSGSNFRMWRLTGLLLFVTIWGVSSAPAPPDSVFSSHRRAHQVLRIRKRANTFLEELRPGSLERECTEETCEFEEAREIFQNMEDTMAFWSKYHDGDQCAAPPPEHPCDSPCCGRGTCIDGLGGFRCDCAQGWEGRFCLQEARFSNCSAENGGCAHYCLEEEGRRHCRCAPGYRLGDDHLLCEPKVTFPCGRPGKRMEKKRKNLKRDTDQVDQEGQLDPRLISGQEAGWGESPWQVILLDSKKKLACGAVLVHVSWVLTAAHCLDDRRKLIVRLGEYDLRRWEKWEVDLDIKEVFVHPNYTKSTSDNDIALLHLAQPATLSQTIVPICLPDSGLSERELTQVGQETVVTGWGYRSEAKRNRTFVLNFVRVPLVPHNMCVLAMQNKISENMLCAGILGDSRDACEGDSGGPMVVSFRGTWFLVGLVSWGEGCGRLNNYGVYTKVSRYLDWIHSYINAKEAPLESQVP; translated from the exons ATGGCGGCAGGAGGGCGACCTTGCAGTTTCTCGGCGGTCCACCCCA GTGGCAGCAACTTCAGAATGTGGCGGCTTACAGGCCTCTTACTGTTCGTGACCATCTGGGGAGTTTCCAGCGCACCAGCTCCTCCCG aCTCAGTGTTCTCCAGCCACCGGCGTGCCCACCAGGTGCTGCGGATCCGCAAACGCGCCAACACCTTCCTGGAGGAGCTGCGGCCCGGCAGCCTGGAGCGCGAGTGCACAGAGGAGACCTGTGAATTTGAGGAAGCTCGGGAGATTTTCCAAAACATGGAAGACACA ATGGCCTTCTGGTCCAAGTACCACG ACGGGGACCAGTGCGCGGCGCCGCCGCCGGAGCACCCGTGCGACAGCCCGTGCTGCGGGCGCGGCACGTGCATCGACGGCCTGGGCGGCTTCCGCTGCGACTGCGCGCAGGGCTGGGAGGGCCGCTTCTGCCTTCAAG AGGCTCGCTTCTCCAACTGCTCGGCGGAGAACGGCGGCTGCGCGCACTATTGcttggaggaggagggcaggcGCCACTGCCGCTGCGCGCCCGGCTACCGCCTGGGGGACGACCACCTGCTCTGCGAGCCCAAGG TGACGTTCCCTTGTGGGAGGCCAGGGAAGCGAATGGAGAAGAAACGCAAGAACTTGAAACGTGACACAGACCAAGTAGACCAAGAAGGCCAATTAGATCCACGGCTCATCAGTGGGCAGGAGGCCGGATGGGGAGAGAGCCCCTGGcag GTGATCCTGCTGGACTCGAAGAAGAAGCTGGCCTGCGGGGCGGTGCTCGTCCACGTCTCCTGGGTGCTGACAGCGGCCCACTGCTTGGACGACCGCAGGAAGCTCATCGTCAGGCTAG GGGAGTATGACCTGCGGCGCTGGGAGAAGTGGGAAGTGGACCTGGACATCAAGGAGGTGTTTGTCCACCCCAACTACACCAAGAGCACCAGTGACAATGACATCGCGCTGCTCCACCTGGCCCAGCCCGCCACTCTCTCGCAGACCATTGTGCCCATCTGCCTCCCAGACAGTGGCCTGTCGGAGCGCGAGCTCACCCAGGTCGGCCAGGAGACGGTGGTGACAGGCTGGGGCTACCGCAGCGAGGCCAAGAGAAACCGCACCTTCGTCCTCAACTTCGTCAGGGTCCCCCTGGTCCCGCACAATATGTGCGTTCTGGCCATGCAAAACAAGATCTCCGAGAACATGCTGTGCGCCGGCATCCTGGGGGACTCGCGGGATGCCTGTGAGGGCGACAGCGGGGGGCCTATGGTTGTCTCCTTCCGCGGCACCTGGTTTCTGGTGGGCCTGGTGAGCTGGGGCGAGGGCTGCGGGCGCCTCAACAACTACGGTGTTTACACCAAAGTCAGCCGTTACCTCGACTGGATCCACAGCTACATCAACGCTAAGGAGGCCCCCCTCGAGAGCCAGGTGCCTTAG